One Xiphophorus maculatus strain JP 163 A chromosome 9, X_maculatus-5.0-male, whole genome shotgun sequence DNA segment encodes these proteins:
- the gpx7 gene encoding glutathione peroxidase 7, translating into MLPAAFSVTSATLLLSLISFIGLTESKQKDFYTFKVVNSRGKLVSLEKYRGSVSLVVNVASECGFTDQHYRDLQQLQRDFGPFHFNVLAFPCNQFGQQEPGSDKDIDSFVRTVYGVSFPLFSKIAVVGTGANNVYKHLADVSGKEPDWNFWKFLIDVDGRVVDAWGPKVPVTEIRPKIADMVRQIILKKKEEL; encoded by the exons ATGCTTCCCGCTGCGTTCTCCGTTACATCGGCAACATTATTATTGTCACTAATATCATTCATCGGCCTGACAGAGAGCAAACAAAAAGACTTTTACACTTTTAAGGTGGTAAACAGCAGAGGGAAGCTGGTTTCTTTGGAGAAGTACCGCGGTTCG GTGTCCCTGGTGGTGAACGTCGCCAGCGAGTGCGGTTTCACCGACCAGCACTACCGagacctgcagcagctgcagcgggACTTCGGTCCGTTTCACTTCAACGTCCTGGCTTTCCCCTGCAACCAGTTCGGCCAGCAGGAGCCCGGCAGCGACAAGGACATCGACAGCTTCGTGCGAACCGTGTACGGAGTCTCCTTCCCGCTATTCAGCAAAATCGCCGTGGTTGGAACAGGAGCCAACAATGTCTACAAACACCTGGCAG ACGTGTCCGGAAAAGAGCCTGACTGGAACTTCTGGAAGTTCCTCATCGACGTTGATGGCAGAGTGGTGGACGCCTGGGGCCCGAAGGTTCCCGTCACGGAGATCCGGCCGAAGATCGCCGACATGGTGCGGCAGATAATCCTGAAGAAGAAGGAAGAGCTTTAG
- the LOC106699800 gene encoding interferon-induced protein with tetratricopeptide repeats 5-like: MVPRLKSRTERSRKPQNPDNGCRMSSFRTPSQLEPDLESHLESLECHFTWDLDLSRSKLLCLRDALEDIGPELGYCWLGHIYNLQGFVHHQLGLLEDARRLLCRAAEAFRQLRNTVSDEGPWLVVNYGNMAWLHHQLGEWARSGEYLSKVGALMTEYPSPSADDPHPEICAEKAWTLMKFNQKLLAVDYFQKAIRMQPDMVEWHTSRVLALVEASKKQNLDSDILEKVKIAKQHDPENLHLVALYLEAQAQKGARIHDEAQKLARKVLAKPVSSYSGVKPLLRLYRTHVSMDEAVDLAEEALERQPNSRYIKKCAAICYKRKVFSQSNKHLDRSLMDRAISLHKQTIALYPHSSLKMQISLANMYVKSNQRVEAEDAFKELLRRNLDPEEEQMVCSFYAKYLQYSQKERKKSVRFYMRAAAIPHHSFYRDDSIRRLERMSEEKRQPMSGDIEHFLVHLSI, encoded by the exons ATGGTGCCGCGCCTGAAGAGCAGAACAGAAAGATCCAGAAAGCCACAGAATCCAGACAACGGCTGCAGGATGAG CTCCTTTCGGACTCCGTCACAGCTGGAACCTGACCTGGAATCCCACCTGGAGTCTCTGGAGTGCCACTTCACGTGGGATCTGGACCTCAGCAGGTCCAAGCTGCTGTGTCTCCGGGATGCGCTGGAGGACATCGGTCCAGAGTTGGGCTACTGCTGGCTGGGCCACATCTACAACCTGCAGGGCTTCGTCCACCATCAGCTGGGCCTCCTGGAAGACGCTCGGCGTTTGCTCTGCAGGGCGGCTGAGGCTTTCCGCCAACTGAGGAACACCGTCTCAGACGAAGGCCCCTGGTTGGTGGTGAACTACGGGAACATGGCCTGGCTGCACCACCAGCTAGGGGAGTGGGCACGTAGCGGAGAGTACTTATCGAAGGTTGGAGCTCTGATGACGGAGTACCCGTCTCCTTCTGCGGACGATCCGCACCCGGAGATCTGCGCTGAGAAAGCCTGGACTCTGATGAAGTTCAATCAGAAGCTGCTGGCTGTAGATTATTTCCAGAAAGCCATCAGGATGCAACCAGACATGGTGGAGTGGCACACCAGCCGGGTGCTAGCGTTGGTCGAAGcctctaaaaaacaaaacctggacTCTGACATCCTGGAGAAGGTGAAGATCGCCAAACAGCACGACCCGGAGAACTTGCACCTCGTTGCTCTCTACCTGGAAGCCCAAGCTCAGAAAGGAGCAAGGATTCACGATGAAGCACAAAAACTGGCGAGGAAAGTGCTAGCAAAGCCGGTTAGCAGCTACAGCGGCGTGAAACCGTTGCTAAGGCTCTACCGGACCCACGTCTCCATGGACGAAGCTGTTGATTTAGCAGAAGAGGCTCTGGAGAGACAACCCAACTCGCGATACATCAAGAAATGCGCCGCAATCTGCTACAAAAGGAAAGTCTTTTCCCAAAGCAACAAGCACCTGGATCGCAGCCTAATGGACAGAGCAATCAGTCTTCACAAACAAACCATCGCTCTCTACCCTCACTCCTCCCTTAAGATGCAGATATCTTTGGCAAACATGTATGTGAAATCAAACCAGCGAGTTGAAGCCGAAGATGCGTTCAAGGAGCTGCTGAGAAGAAACTTGGATCCCGAAGAGGAGCAGATGGTTTGCAGCTTCTATGCTAAATATCTGCAGTACAGCcagaaggagaggaagaagtcTGTCCGGTTCTACATGAGGGCAGCAGCGATTCCTCACCACAGCTTCTACCGGGACGACAGCATCAGGCGGCTGGAGAGGATGAGCGAAGAGAAACGGCAGCCGATGAGCGGAGACATAGAACACTTCCTGGTTCATTTGTCCATCTGA